In Phormidium yuhuli AB48, one genomic interval encodes:
- a CDS encoding carbohydrate ABC transporter permease: MAKLGFSNSTWLAWGFLAPALLLLSIFVLGPIGYLIYLSFTTGSFTQSGTQWVGWSNYERAIASPEFWQVLGNTLYFSLGTIIPSIILPLILAALLEQAIALKSLLRTAYFLPAITSMVAVGLGWRWLFQTNGPVNALLEPLGITPIAWLGSSTWAMPILILLSIWKQLGFNLVVFLAGLQAIPQSRYEAAKLDGANGLQQFRHVTLPGLYPTLVFVIVTTAMFTLRSFEQVYVITEGGPLNSTNILVYYIYQEAFALFDIGYAAASATLLLLVALSLVTLQVQLTET; this comes from the coding sequence ATGGCGAAACTGGGATTTAGCAATTCAACCTGGCTAGCTTGGGGATTTCTGGCCCCGGCGTTGCTGCTGTTGTCTATCTTTGTTTTAGGGCCGATTGGCTATTTAATTTATTTAAGCTTTACCACGGGCAGTTTCACCCAAAGCGGCACTCAATGGGTGGGATGGTCGAATTATGAACGGGCGATCGCCTCCCCGGAGTTTTGGCAGGTGTTGGGCAATACCCTCTATTTCTCCCTAGGGACGATTATCCCCAGTATTATCCTACCTCTAATCCTTGCGGCACTTCTGGAGCAGGCGATCGCCCTCAAATCCCTGTTGCGAACCGCCTATTTCCTCCCCGCCATTACCTCCATGGTGGCGGTGGGGTTAGGCTGGCGTTGGCTATTCCAAACCAATGGCCCCGTCAATGCCTTGTTAGAACCCCTCGGCATCACTCCCATTGCTTGGTTAGGAAGTTCCACCTGGGCCATGCCAATTCTGATTCTACTGAGTATCTGGAAACAACTGGGATTTAACTTAGTGGTGTTTCTGGCCGGCTTACAAGCCATTCCTCAATCTCGCTATGAGGCGGCTAAACTGGATGGGGCCAATGGCTTACAGCAGTTTCGTCATGTGACCCTGCCGGGCCTGTACCCCACCCTCGTTTTCGTAATTGTCACGACGGCCATGTTCACCCTCCGCAGCTTTGAACAAGTCTATGTCATTACTGAAGGGGGCCCCTTAAACTCCACTAATATCTTGGTCTATTACATTTATCAAGAGGCTTTTGCCCTCTTTGATATCGGCTATGCGGCGGCTTCAGCCACATTGCTGTTGCTAGTCGCCTTGTCCTTAGTTACCCTCCAAGTACAACTGACGGAAACCTAA
- a CDS encoding succinate--CoA ligase subunit alpha produces the protein MQFTADTNVLIHGIAEPLAATHSILMKAYGTQVVAGVSPGLGGSERDGIPVYDLVEVAMKEVGPIDTAVIFVKPYLVLDAALEAIAAGIRRLAIVTEGMPPMDMVTLIRKADSTETLVIGPSSPGLIIPGEILLGTHPAEFYSPGSVGLISRCGTLTYEIALSLTEAGLGQSIGVSIGGDGILGSSFAQWLQILDEDDRTEVIVIVGEIGGSGEEAAAEYVAEAIDKPVIAYVAGRHVPKGRRLGHAGAIAANLSYKTEKKLKQAGDTALFDLNIGTAEHKIEAFKKAGIPVAERPSEISELVKQALKSG, from the coding sequence ATGCAGTTCACCGCCGATACGAACGTTCTAATTCATGGCATTGCCGAACCTCTGGCCGCCACCCATAGTATTTTGATGAAAGCCTATGGAACTCAAGTGGTGGCGGGGGTGAGTCCCGGTTTGGGGGGCAGTGAACGGGATGGGATTCCGGTGTATGACTTGGTGGAAGTGGCCATGAAGGAGGTGGGCCCCATTGATACGGCGGTGATTTTCGTGAAACCCTATTTGGTGTTGGATGCGGCCCTAGAGGCGATCGCAGCGGGGATTCGTCGCCTGGCAATTGTTACGGAAGGGATGCCGCCGATGGATATGGTGACGTTAATCCGCAAGGCGGATTCAACGGAAACTCTCGTTATTGGCCCGAGTAGTCCGGGGTTGATTATTCCCGGTGAGATTCTCTTGGGAACCCACCCGGCGGAGTTTTATAGTCCGGGTTCGGTAGGGTTGATTAGCCGCTGTGGAACCCTCACCTATGAGATTGCTCTCTCCTTGACGGAAGCGGGGTTAGGACAGTCGATTGGGGTCAGTATTGGTGGGGATGGGATTCTCGGCTCGTCCTTTGCTCAATGGTTACAGATTTTGGATGAGGACGATCGCACTGAGGTGATTGTGATTGTCGGGGAAATTGGCGGTAGTGGCGAGGAAGCAGCGGCGGAATATGTGGCCGAAGCCATTGATAAACCGGTGATTGCTTATGTGGCGGGCCGTCATGTCCCCAAGGGACGACGATTGGGCCATGCGGGGGCGATCGCCGCGAACCTCAGTTATAAAACTGAGAAAAAACTTAAGCAAGCGGGCGATACGGCTTTATTTGATCTGAATATTGGTACCGCTGAACATAAAATCGAAGCGTTTAAAAAGGCTGGCATTCCCGTGGCGGAGCGTCCCTCGGAAATTTCTGAGTTGGTAAAACAAGCTTTGAAGTCGGGTTGA
- a CDS encoding ATP-grasp domain-containing protein, producing MDLLEYQAKELFRETGIPVLPSQKIRCPQDLKGLKIPYPIVLKSQVRAGGRGKAGGIRFATNTIDAIAAAQAIFNLPIQGELPDVLLAEAKYNASQEFYLAILLDRNARRPVLLGSPYGGVEVTFTQDKMQRVVVDEEFSPFYARRLALKMGLTGEAIEAVSTVIKRMYRLFVQQDLDLVEINPLGIRDNGEVMALDGKVTVNNEALNRHHHLTRLLQERNLEEPVYSGVFPAHDFVELDGKLGILCNGAGLTMATFDLVREAKGKPANFLNLGSEQTWYGSDEDPLERLRLGLEAVTDSSEVSVVLVNLIAGVTLCQDIATTLVEFSTQLDRPCKWIVRLVGGDVAAAEKTLKQANLTTVKSLDEAVSLAVKAV from the coding sequence ATGGATCTTCTAGAGTATCAAGCTAAAGAGCTGTTCCGCGAAACGGGCATTCCCGTCTTGCCCTCGCAGAAAATTCGTTGCCCCCAGGATTTGAAGGGGCTAAAAATTCCCTATCCTATTGTCCTCAAGTCCCAAGTTCGGGCCGGAGGACGGGGGAAAGCGGGGGGGATTCGCTTTGCGACTAATACCATCGATGCGATCGCAGCGGCCCAGGCGATTTTTAATTTGCCCATTCAGGGGGAATTGCCGGATGTGCTGCTGGCGGAAGCTAAATATAATGCCTCTCAGGAGTTCTATTTAGCGATTCTACTCGATCGCAACGCCCGTCGCCCGGTCTTACTCGGGTCACCCTATGGCGGGGTGGAGGTGACCTTTACCCAGGATAAAATGCAGCGGGTCGTGGTCGATGAGGAGTTTTCCCCCTTCTATGCCCGCCGTCTGGCCCTGAAGATGGGGCTGACGGGAGAGGCAATTGAGGCGGTGAGTACCGTCATCAAGCGGATGTATCGCTTGTTTGTCCAGCAGGATTTAGATTTAGTCGAGATTAACCCCCTGGGGATTCGTGATAACGGGGAGGTGATGGCCCTCGATGGCAAAGTAACAGTCAACAACGAGGCCCTCAATCGTCATCATCACCTGACTCGGCTACTCCAAGAACGGAACTTGGAGGAACCCGTGTATTCGGGAGTCTTTCCCGCCCATGATTTCGTGGAACTCGATGGCAAACTGGGCATTCTCTGCAATGGGGCCGGGTTGACCATGGCCACCTTCGATTTAGTCCGTGAAGCCAAGGGAAAACCGGCGAATTTCCTCAATTTGGGCAGTGAGCAAACTTGGTATGGCAGCGATGAAGACCCCTTAGAACGGTTACGATTGGGGTTGGAGGCGGTCACAGACTCCTCGGAGGTCTCGGTGGTTTTGGTCAACCTCATCGCCGGCGTCACCCTCTGCCAAGATATTGCCACAACCTTGGTGGAGTTTAGTACACAGCTCGATCGCCCTTGTAAATGGATTGTTCGCCTCGTGGGGGGAGATGTGGCGGCCGCTGAGAAAACCCTCAAGCAGGCCAACCTCACCACCGTTAAAAGTCTCGATGAAGCCGTCTCTCTTGCTGTCAAAGCCGTATAA
- a CDS encoding translocation/assembly module TamB domain-containing protein, with protein sequence MANPSPQPEPNPPSGQHRRLKRGLIIGGTTLVVAVLGYRVSLNWLRSHLPGWVEAQVVPILNRPLEVGPVQGLSLRGIEIAGLYLPPSEGNPNSLQVQQIEVGYDVPALLRGELPIRVTLREPRLMAQQGEDGTWLTLDLNLPEPRDEELPLEIPLHLILEGGSLELTPQGSSDPWELGFEGRTELTQAFENAYYDVAVTLPKGTVYLRGNTRLNSLESRVNTRLQEVELEQFLVLLPPFVGDRLDLMSGRLNGNLNLEVPPLITPEGDLEVQIPQIQGPLSLDDLVVRLPELRQPLRAGADIRFQGDRLHLDRFTAATGTLELQGEGELSQVSGYNFNVSTNNIALERLSTLLNDPLLEPLDTIGLSGDIQGQAQLLGDLNDPQLTLNLSNRTPLIVAQTVISELRANLSANLDRVVLNGFRLSPGVGGSVLARGNAEISQWTAPLLLQLPEALLDGRPQRSPSANLNLDVRVDLPSDALAAPYVDLPPSLGLGQLLAQIDLGGTLDNPEGTVTWTTPDLLIPQLGAASSRGTARLANGLVQLEGADIIAAGGEVTVTGLADLGERTWQADLRSTPLNLSPFLARTTELSQLNAQVSGRWDDLSPEGIIGGIEGTADLAIALADGQAQVQGLLQGGEIRLEAIASGLSAQGLDLALPLGVRLERGQAQVETSLNGLLAALNQDFGGITVQAEGDLAVAEGTAQVRTQVRDGRVDSDFNVANIALNPYLANLPATVSLLNAQGQANLSLANVLHVIEQGDLSRLDPQISSQADLALNQGFGRLSAQVAGGQWQLISDAEFPVDDALVEELLGDRIVTSPRFPATLQANSHLSGSLTPLLQLGSVPIPARLHQLTANLDGDLLWARGDAVLSNLTQRPDLETDLEIQANYDSDRLPLTLLLADVTVGENLPSPSGVNVRGRVDFTGRFHGRNLLSNPFGPGNLNLVGGVDLRNFGVNEIEFEPRLRGTVQARTGDRVALELQGERPQGDRLAVALGACQEPRCLAPYLPERVQIRKTDGESIEFLAVGERQGDRFQLGLDSFELSLLNVLPGEPFGIADPISGQVTGRIVADLFTLESQGQVAIANPALGYLRGEAIAAEFGYDGQQAQIRDGMLQFQETRLVLSGGTELDLLAMLQGQIPLNAWETAPVWGRLTVEEAEVGDLLTTVAWYELEDLLRRGIASPSLDPGDLTATGVGIPERSLPEQVALFNRIRQQVRQRIQPPDEPQLPQVVEVEGTYRAEVDLGGTLGNPNLRAELTAENWRWTPQPPIPAAFRAEVPTPRPSLRLDALNVRARVENQVLTLEEASLLAEGGQASVVGTLSPERLDGEVTVRDFPVSLLQQFVALPVDVAGTVNLQGEFGGSLQQPRLAGEVAIANPVLNQRPLDPFLGNFRYENQQFELATVTPDWSRFQVSVPVPFADLPPERAIARARVALDTPAFELIEAISEGAVVWLGGEGMVDLEVSVDLLALTSGEIQQILNSVVAEGAIALDQAQLAATALPDAETQVDGVIRFNQEAIMVDDLLAQVAEGEFRLGGVLPLLTPDLELERPLTLTVDQGAIALDGLYNGLLDGRITVTGTALTPVVSGGIEVSRGRVSIPTGEFFGGEPTPNSSSGGKPTPNSSSGGEPTPNPSSGGEPTPNPSQEGSVAGTSPLITPVLDEFRIVLGERLNIVNPIPSFNVRVTGDLLVSGVVDGNLENLRPQGVISVERGQLDLLSNLFFITPGRPQTVEFIPEEGLLNPRLDLQMSTLVSEERRNPIADRDRDSNEVPDTTILPLRQSRQLLVNVTIEAMAQDLLDAVLAESPEVVQVEGFQRNQALLETVRLSSIPSRSENELVSLLGGQVLTTIDEIAGLRGTELFEYALLRFVLEPQLTGLLVDIDRVTNQAGGAIGLDRLSVFPIGQIEAIYELNDRSLLGLTYDYGLSGFLLQGGQTDGDRPGFSSIELRYELRF encoded by the coding sequence ATGGCGAATCCATCTCCTCAACCTGAACCAAATCCCCCCTCAGGGCAACACCGTCGCCTCAAACGAGGCTTGATTATTGGGGGAACGACCCTTGTGGTGGCCGTCCTGGGCTATCGTGTCTCCCTGAACTGGCTGCGATCGCACCTTCCGGGCTGGGTGGAGGCCCAAGTGGTCCCCATTCTCAATCGTCCTCTGGAAGTCGGACCGGTGCAAGGGCTATCCCTCAGAGGCATCGAAATCGCAGGCCTCTATCTTCCACCGAGTGAGGGGAACCCCAATTCTCTACAAGTTCAGCAGATTGAGGTGGGCTATGATGTGCCGGCCCTGCTGCGGGGAGAATTGCCCATCCGGGTTACGCTGCGAGAACCCAGGCTTATGGCCCAACAAGGAGAGGATGGCACTTGGCTGACGTTAGATCTCAATCTTCCGGAGCCCAGAGACGAGGAGTTACCCCTAGAGATCCCTCTGCATCTAATTTTAGAGGGGGGTAGTCTTGAGCTGACGCCCCAGGGCAGTTCCGACCCCTGGGAACTGGGGTTTGAGGGACGAACGGAGTTGACTCAAGCCTTTGAAAATGCCTATTACGACGTAGCGGTGACCTTACCTAAGGGAACGGTGTACCTACGGGGCAACACTCGCCTGAATAGTCTGGAAAGCCGAGTGAATACTCGCTTGCAGGAGGTGGAATTGGAGCAGTTTTTAGTCTTGTTGCCTCCGTTCGTGGGCGATCGCCTGGATTTGATGAGTGGTCGTCTCAACGGAAATCTCAATCTGGAGGTTCCCCCCCTCATTACTCCGGAGGGAGACTTGGAGGTTCAGATTCCCCAGATTCAAGGACCCCTCAGCCTCGACGACCTGGTGGTTCGCCTTCCTGAACTGCGTCAGCCCCTCAGGGCCGGGGCCGACATCCGCTTTCAGGGCGATCGCCTGCACCTCGATCGCTTCACCGCCGCCACGGGGACCCTGGAACTCCAGGGAGAGGGAGAACTCAGCCAGGTCTCTGGCTATAATTTCAACGTCAGCACCAATAATATCGCCCTAGAACGCCTTTCAACCCTACTCAATGACCCCCTCCTCGAACCCCTAGATACAATCGGCTTAAGCGGCGATATTCAAGGGCAGGCTCAACTCCTGGGAGACCTCAACGACCCCCAATTAACTCTCAATCTCAGCAATCGCACACCGCTGATTGTCGCCCAAACGGTCATTTCAGAACTGCGAGCCAACCTCTCGGCTAACCTCGATCGCGTGGTTCTCAATGGTTTTCGTCTCAGTCCGGGGGTGGGGGGAAGCGTCCTGGCCCGGGGCAATGCTGAGATTTCCCAATGGACGGCCCCCCTCCTACTGCAACTTCCCGAGGCTCTTCTCGATGGACGGCCCCAACGGTCTCCTAGTGCTAACCTCAACCTGGATGTCCGAGTTGACCTCCCCAGTGATGCCCTGGCCGCTCCCTATGTAGATTTACCTCCTTCTCTGGGATTGGGGCAACTGCTGGCTCAAATTGACCTCGGGGGAACTCTAGACAATCCCGAGGGAACCGTAACTTGGACAACTCCTGACCTGTTGATTCCCCAGTTGGGGGCCGCCAGCAGTCGGGGAACGGCTCGGTTGGCCAATGGTCTTGTCCAATTAGAGGGAGCGGATATTATCGCCGCCGGAGGAGAGGTGACTGTGACAGGCTTGGCGGACTTAGGGGAGCGAACCTGGCAGGCAGATTTACGGTCCACCCCCCTCAACCTATCGCCGTTCCTGGCCCGAACGACAGAACTGAGTCAGTTGAATGCCCAAGTCTCGGGGCGATGGGATGACCTCTCCCCGGAGGGAATAATTGGAGGGATTGAGGGAACGGCGGACTTAGCAATCGCCTTGGCAGATGGACAGGCTCAAGTGCAGGGACTCTTGCAAGGGGGGGAGATTCGTTTAGAGGCGATCGCCTCGGGACTCTCAGCCCAGGGTCTTGATTTGGCCCTCCCCCTGGGGGTGAGGTTGGAAAGGGGTCAGGCCCAGGTTGAAACGTCCCTGAATGGACTGCTGGCCGCCCTCAACCAAGACTTTGGCGGGATTACGGTGCAGGCGGAGGGAGACTTAGCTGTCGCCGAGGGAACGGCCCAGGTCAGAACTCAAGTCCGAGATGGCCGGGTTGACAGTGATTTCAATGTGGCCAATATCGCCTTAAATCCCTATTTAGCTAATCTTCCCGCGACGGTGTCCCTCCTCAATGCTCAGGGACAGGCGAACCTCTCTCTAGCCAACGTCCTACACGTGATTGAACAAGGAGACCTCAGTCGACTGGACCCCCAAATCAGCAGCCAAGCGGACTTGGCCCTCAATCAGGGGTTTGGACGCCTCTCAGCTCAAGTGGCGGGGGGACAATGGCAACTGATTAGTGATGCTGAGTTCCCTGTGGATGATGCGTTGGTTGAGGAGTTGCTGGGCGATCGCATTGTCACCAGTCCCCGCTTCCCCGCGACATTACAGGCCAATAGTCATCTCTCGGGGTCCTTAACGCCTTTATTACAGTTGGGGAGCGTACCCATTCCGGCCCGACTCCATCAGTTAACAGCTAATCTTGATGGGGATTTACTCTGGGCCCGAGGGGATGCGGTGTTAAGCAATCTCACTCAACGCCCAGATTTAGAGACAGATTTAGAGATTCAGGCCAATTATGATTCAGACCGGCTCCCCTTAACGCTATTACTGGCGGATGTGACGGTGGGGGAAAATTTGCCCAGTCCCAGTGGGGTTAATGTTCGGGGACGGGTGGATTTTACGGGACGTTTTCACGGCCGCAATCTGCTGTCAAACCCCTTTGGGCCAGGAAATCTCAATCTGGTGGGAGGGGTGGATTTGAGGAATTTTGGGGTGAATGAGATTGAGTTTGAGCCTCGGCTGCGGGGAACGGTTCAGGCTCGCACGGGGGACCGGGTGGCTCTGGAGTTGCAGGGGGAACGACCTCAGGGCGATCGCCTAGCCGTTGCTTTAGGAGCCTGTCAGGAGCCTCGCTGTTTGGCTCCCTATTTGCCCGAACGGGTGCAGATTCGTAAAACGGATGGGGAGTCGATTGAGTTTTTGGCGGTGGGAGAACGTCAGGGCGATCGCTTTCAATTGGGGTTAGACTCCTTTGAGTTAAGTCTGTTAAATGTACTTCCGGGAGAACCGTTTGGTATTGCTGACCCTATTAGTGGTCAGGTGACGGGGAGGATTGTGGCCGATCTGTTTACCCTGGAGAGTCAGGGCCAGGTGGCGATCGCCAATCCAGCGTTGGGGTATTTACGGGGAGAGGCGATCGCGGCTGAGTTTGGCTATGACGGACAACAGGCCCAGATTCGCGATGGAATGCTGCAATTCCAAGAGACGCGCCTGGTTCTTAGTGGGGGGACGGAACTGGATCTGTTGGCGATGTTGCAAGGCCAGATTCCCCTGAACGCTTGGGAAACGGCTCCCGTTTGGGGACGGCTGACGGTGGAGGAGGCTGAGGTGGGGGATTTGCTGACGACGGTGGCTTGGTATGAACTTGAGGACCTGTTACGCCGTGGGATCGCCAGCCCCAGTTTAGACCCTGGGGACTTGACGGCGACGGGGGTGGGGATTCCTGAGCGATCGCTCCCTGAACAAGTGGCGTTATTTAACCGCATTCGTCAGCAGGTGAGACAACGGATTCAGCCCCCCGATGAGCCACAACTCCCTCAAGTGGTGGAGGTTGAGGGAACCTATAGGGCTGAGGTGGATTTGGGGGGAACTCTGGGAAATCCCAATCTGAGGGCGGAACTGACGGCGGAGAATTGGCGTTGGACTCCTCAACCGCCAATTCCCGCCGCCTTTCGTGCTGAGGTTCCGACTCCTCGGCCCTCTTTGCGTCTCGATGCGCTGAATGTGCGGGCCCGGGTCGAGAATCAGGTGCTGACGCTGGAGGAGGCGAGTCTGTTGGCGGAGGGAGGACAAGCATCTGTGGTGGGGACGTTGTCTCCCGAGAGGTTGGACGGGGAGGTGACGGTGAGGGATTTCCCGGTGAGTCTTTTGCAGCAGTTTGTGGCGTTACCGGTTGATGTGGCGGGTACGGTGAATCTTCAGGGAGAGTTTGGCGGAAGTCTGCAACAGCCGAGGTTGGCCGGGGAGGTGGCGATCGCGAATCCGGTTCTCAATCAGCGCCCCCTGGACCCGTTTTTGGGTAATTTTCGCTATGAGAATCAGCAGTTTGAGTTGGCGACAGTCACGCCGGATTGGAGTCGTTTCCAGGTGAGTGTTCCCGTACCCTTTGCGGATTTACCCCCCGAGAGGGCGATCGCCCGGGCCCGAGTCGCCTTGGATACGCCGGCGTTTGAGTTGATTGAGGCCATTAGTGAGGGGGCGGTGGTGTGGCTAGGTGGCGAGGGAATGGTGGATTTGGAGGTGAGTGTGGATCTGCTGGCGTTGACGTCTGGGGAGATTCAGCAGATTCTCAATTCTGTAGTGGCGGAGGGGGCGATCGCGCTGGATCAGGCTCAGTTGGCGGCGACGGCCCTCCCGGATGCGGAGACTCAGGTGGATGGGGTGATTCGCTTTAATCAAGAGGCGATCATGGTTGATGACTTGCTGGCCCAGGTGGCGGAAGGGGAGTTCCGTTTGGGGGGAGTGTTACCTCTATTAACCCCTGATCTGGAACTGGAGCGTCCGTTAACGTTGACTGTGGATCAGGGGGCGATCGCCCTTGATGGTCTTTATAACGGTCTGTTGGATGGCCGGATTACGGTGACGGGAACCGCCCTCACCCCTGTCGTCTCTGGGGGAATTGAGGTCTCCCGAGGTCGAGTCTCTATCCCAACTGGAGAGTTTTTTGGAGGGGAACCCACCCCTAACTCCTCCTCCGGAGGGAAACCCACCCCTAACTCCTCCTCCGGAGGGGAACCCACCCCTAACCCCTCCTCCGGAGGGGAACCCACCCCTAACCCCTCCCAGGAGGGGAGTGTGGCTGGGACATCACCGTTGATTACGCCAGTTTTAGATGAATTTCGCATTGTCCTCGGGGAGCGTTTAAATATTGTCAATCCGATTCCCAGTTTTAATGTACGGGTGACGGGAGATTTGCTGGTGAGTGGAGTGGTGGATGGCAATTTGGAGAATTTGCGTCCTCAGGGGGTTATCTCAGTGGAACGAGGACAATTGGATCTGCTTAGTAATCTCTTTTTTATTACTCCCGGCCGTCCGCAAACGGTAGAGTTTATCCCGGAGGAGGGCCTATTGAATCCACGGTTAGATCTTCAGATGTCCACTCTCGTTTCTGAGGAACGCCGCAATCCCATCGCCGATCGAGATCGCGATAGTAATGAAGTTCCCGATACGACCATTCTTCCCCTACGTCAGTCTCGCCAACTGTTGGTCAATGTCACCATTGAGGCCATGGCTCAAGATCTCCTTGATGCGGTGTTGGCGGAATCCCCTGAGGTGGTTCAAGTTGAGGGATTTCAACGCAATCAGGCTTTGTTGGAAACGGTGCGGTTGAGTAGTATTCCCAGCCGCAGTGAGAATGAGTTAGTCTCTTTGCTGGGGGGACAAGTGCTGACCACCATTGATGAGATTGCGGGTCTGCGGGGGACGGAGTTGTTTGAATATGCTCTGCTACGCTTTGTCTTGGAACCCCAGTTAACGGGACTGTTGGTGGATATTGACCGAGTGACTAATCAGGCGGGAGGGGCGATCGGGTTGGATCGCTTAAGTGTGTTTCCTATCGGTCAAATTGAGGCGATTTATGAACTCAATGACCGCTCTCTGTTAGGACTCACGTATGACTATGGTCTGAGCGGCTTTTTACTGCAAGGGGGACAGACAGATGGGGATAGGCCGGGGTTTAGTTCTATTGAATTACGCTATGAGTTACGGTTTTAA
- a CDS encoding shikimate dehydrogenase: MVTGHTKLLGIIGNPVEHSLSPAMQNAALREMGLDFIYLPFPVASEGIEAALSGFAAIGVVGFNVTIPHKQAVIPYLTQQTEVAEGVGAVNTVLYRDGGWWGTNTDVAGFIAPLQEIPHWGDRTAVILGYGGAARAVVAGLTQLGCGTIHVVGRDKQKLTHFAESWQGSSLGVQITPHLWDSLPELLPQTHLLVNTTPVGMGVEGDRSPLSPTDVAQLPDGSIIYDLIYTPRPTKLLQLAQERGLRTIDGTEMLVQQGAAALRFWTEPFTSKPVPVNIMRDTLLSHLS, translated from the coding sequence ATGGTAACGGGTCACACGAAACTACTGGGGATTATTGGCAATCCCGTCGAGCATTCCCTCTCCCCAGCCATGCAGAACGCCGCGTTAAGGGAGATGGGGTTAGATTTTATCTATTTGCCCTTTCCCGTAGCTTCTGAGGGCATTGAGGCGGCGCTATCGGGCTTTGCCGCCATTGGGGTGGTAGGCTTTAATGTGACCATTCCCCATAAACAGGCCGTTATCCCCTATCTGACTCAGCAAACGGAGGTGGCCGAGGGGGTGGGTGCGGTGAATACCGTTCTCTATCGCGATGGAGGCTGGTGGGGGACTAATACTGATGTGGCGGGGTTTATCGCACCCTTGCAGGAGATTCCCCACTGGGGCGATCGCACCGCTGTTATCTTAGGATATGGGGGCGCAGCCCGAGCGGTGGTAGCGGGACTCACCCAACTCGGCTGTGGAACGATTCATGTCGTCGGACGGGATAAGCAAAAACTGACTCACTTTGCCGAGAGTTGGCAGGGGTCGAGCCTTGGAGTCCAGATAACCCCCCATCTTTGGGATAGTTTACCAGAATTACTGCCTCAAACCCATCTGTTGGTCAATACCACCCCAGTCGGGATGGGAGTGGAGGGCGATCGCAGTCCACTCTCTCCTACCGACGTCGCCCAGCTCCCCGATGGTAGCATTATCTATGACCTCATCTATACCCCCCGTCCCACAAAGCTTTTACAACTCGCTCAAGAGAGAGGATTAAGAACCATTGATGGCACAGAAATGCTCGTCCAACAGGGTGCAGCGGCCTTACGTTTCTGGACAGAACCCTTCACCTCCAAACCCGTTCCCGTCAACATCATGCGAGATACCCTATTAAGTCATCTTTCCTGA
- a CDS encoding CYTH domain-containing protein has product MAQEIERKFLVKDDSWRSNPGVLYRQGYLTRQRDLAIRVRIGGDRAWLTLKGATVGVSRLEYEYSIPLGEAQEMLDHLCETPIIEKRRYRVMYEGLTWEIDEFLGENQGLIVAEVELEREEQRFTPPPWLGREVSDDPRYYNANLVKCPYSQWEESRG; this is encoded by the coding sequence ATGGCCCAAGAAATTGAACGTAAGTTTTTAGTTAAGGATGACTCCTGGCGATCTAATCCGGGAGTTCTCTACCGCCAAGGCTATCTCACCCGCCAACGGGATTTAGCGATTCGGGTTCGCATTGGGGGCGATCGCGCCTGGCTTACTCTAAAAGGGGCAACCGTTGGGGTATCGCGGTTGGAGTATGAGTATTCTATTCCCCTCGGGGAGGCCCAAGAGATGTTGGATCATCTTTGTGAGACACCCATCATTGAAAAACGGCGTTATCGGGTGATGTATGAAGGACTCACCTGGGAAATTGATGAATTTTTGGGAGAGAATCAGGGGTTAATCGTGGCGGAGGTGGAACTTGAGAGGGAGGAACAGCGGTTTACCCCTCCTCCCTGGTTGGGGCGGGAAGTATCCGACGACCCTCGGTATTACAATGCCAATTTGGTGAAGTGTCCCTATTCTCAATGGGAGGAGTCTAGGGGTTGA